In the genome of Halosolutus amylolyticus, the window GTCGGCGCGTCGGGCAAGTCGTGTTTCTCGACCTCGATGCCCAGTTCTTCCAGTGCGGCCTCGAGGTGACGCTCTTCTGCGAAGTCGACGCCGTCTTCCTCGCGGAGTCGCTGGGCCGTCGCGAGCACCTCGCCGCGACGATCGTCCGGGATCGAGAACTTGTCCGTCGCGAGTTCGATCGTCAGGCCGTTGTGATCACGGGTGTACAGCGAGTGGAAGATGCCGCGATCGAACTCGTTGTAGCCGCGACCGGCGTCATCGAGCGCCTCCTTCGTCTCGACGAACCGTTCGGGATCGACCGAGAACGAGAGGTGGTGGACCGAGCCGATCTGGTGCTGGAGCGGACGCGGATTCGAGCCTCGATCGCCGACGAAGAAGGTGAGAATCCGGCCGTCGCCCGTGTCGAAGAAGAGGTGCGTCGAGTCCGGATCGTCGAGGTTGGGCTGTCTGAGCACGAGGGGCATCCCCAGCAGGTCGCGATAGAACGCGATCGTGTCCGCCTCGTTACTCCCGATCAGGGTGATGTGGTCGGTTCCGGAGAGTCGGATCGGACTCTCGGGCGGTTCTGCGGTGATTTCTGGCTCGTCCGTCATGGGCACCGGTAGGTGTTCGAGACGTAAACCGGTGCGCCTCCCGGCTACTGCCGCGGGACGCGGTCGAGGTGTTTCAGTCCTCGTCCCCGCCCGCACCAGTCACGACGACCGGTCGATCGGTGTTGAGAATGATCGACTGCGTGACGCTCCCGAAGACCGCCTTGCCGACGGGGGATCGTTTCCGCCCGCCGAGGACGATGGCGTCGGCGTCGTACTCGTCGGCCCACTCGAGGATGTCGTCCTCCGTGTCGCCGCTGTCTTCGAGGATCGTCACGTCGACGTCGTGGTCCTCGAGGTGTTCCTGGGCTGCCCGAACGGAGCCGATCCGCGAGGCCGACTTGAACTGTTCGAACTCCTTCGGGAGATCCTCGCCCTCGTCGGTGAAGACGAACAGGAGGTAGGCCTCGACGGACTCGTCCGCGTGGGGCAACGACGCGACGTACTTCGCCTGTGCGAGCGCTCGGTCCTCGTTGGTGTCGACGGGTATCAGCACGCGGTGCATACCGGACAGTTCGCACAGACGACCTATAAAACCGCTAGTGCGTTCTGGCTGGGTTGGAGTTCTCGTTCCGGCCACGCCGCCAGCGGTCGGCGATCGTCGCCACACCCACCGTCGGGACCCCCTCACTCGGCGGCGTCGGTCTCGCGCTCCCGAAGCGATCGGCGACGGATCTTGCCGGTCGTGGTGGTCGGCAGTTCGTCGACGAACGAAATCTCACGGGGATACTCGTACTCGGCGAGTCGATCGCGGACCAGGTCGCGGATCTCCTCGCGGAGCGTCTCGGGGTCGTACTCGTCGGTCGCGGGCTGGACGAACGCGTGGATCGCCTCGCCCCGGGTCTCGTCGGGGACGCCGACGACGCCCGCCTGTTCGGCGAGCGGGTGGTGGAGGATCGCCTCCTCGACCTCCATCGGGCCGACCCGGTAGCCGCTGGTGAGGATGACGTCGTCGGTCCGGGAGACGAACCAGAGGTAGCCGTCGGCGTCCCGCTCGACCAGGTCGCCCGTCAGGAACCAGCCCTCGTCCGTCCGCTTCGCCGCCGTCTTCTCGGGCAGGCCCCAGTACTCGTCGAAGAAGACGCGCCGATCGGCCGGCTGTACGGCGAGTTCGCCCACCTCGCCGGTCGGTACCGGGTCGCGGGTATCGGGATCGAGGACCCGGACCTCGTAGCCGG includes:
- a CDS encoding VOC family protein, translated to MTDEPEITAEPPESPIRLSGTDHITLIGSNEADTIAFYRDLLGMPLVLRQPNLDDPDSTHLFFDTGDGRILTFFVGDRGSNPRPLQHQIGSVHHLSFSVDPERFVETKEALDDAGRGYNEFDRGIFHSLYTRDHNGLTIELATDKFSIPDDRRGEVLATAQRLREEDGVDFAEERHLEAALEELGIEVEKHDLPDAPTGAGV
- a CDS encoding universal stress protein; protein product: MHRVLIPVDTNEDRALAQAKYVASLPHADESVEAYLLFVFTDEGEDLPKEFEQFKSASRIGSVRAAQEHLEDHDVDVTILEDSGDTEDDILEWADEYDADAIVLGGRKRSPVGKAVFGSVTQSIILNTDRPVVVTGAGGDED